A stretch of the Schistocerca serialis cubense isolate TAMUIC-IGC-003099 chromosome 2, iqSchSeri2.2, whole genome shotgun sequence genome encodes the following:
- the LOC126455625 gene encoding uncharacterized protein LOC126455625, whose protein sequence is MKSNDYSNKVMKMKAWQEIITKFVHDFDDKSIDERNKIGTILQRKWKTLAASYTRGSLRQKTEKSGSAATGRKKYIYFDQLRFLTTDCKNTTSSTDNDDDEDRNEFD, encoded by the exons ATGAAAAGCAATGACTACAGTAACAAAGTCATGAAAATGAAAGCGTGGCAAGAAATTATTACGAAGTTTGTGCATGATTTCGATGATAAGAGCAtagatgaaagaaacaaaattg GGACAATCCTTCAAAGGAAATGGAAGACCTTAGCGGCCAGTTATACCAGAGGGTCATTGAGGCAAAAAACAGAAAAGAGTGGTTCTGCAGCAACTGGTAGGAAGAAGTATATCTACTTCGATCAGCTGCGATTCCTAACAACTGACTGTAAGAACACTACttctagtactgacaatgatgatgatgaagacagaaaTGAGTTTGATTAA